One region of Centropristis striata isolate RG_2023a ecotype Rhode Island chromosome 3, C.striata_1.0, whole genome shotgun sequence genomic DNA includes:
- the LOC131968835 gene encoding fibronectin type III domain-containing protein 11-like — protein MGEVKLAYTNSDERGVQEVRTQMDPLSELRNQILQLLCNRLSDNSILVMQEELQLMQRSSYYLEVHSVNLLPTADEQQYTVWYLTDPRRKRCAMTLANTQVRLLLSFLGLLYKEIIRGCRELEAFIKKYDQGLVDSEMAASMRKRLQQTQQYMYKFESRLTRNLRPLDLQNMLIPNTGIFPMQQFSASLAIKMPVVFKRLESRATSNSVHLSWEIAGKQSNELNQQFEIHVTSLHPTVAEPDQFSISTCQSYNIQFTNLTPDTCYMFSVKRADAVNLVYELWSDSIMLKTLDISK, from the exons ATGGGTGAGGTCAAGCTGGCCTACACAAACTCTGATGAGAGAGGAGTCCAggaagtcaggactcagatggaCCCCCTCTCTGAGCTCCGCAACCAAATCCTACAGCTGCTCTGCAACAGACTTAGTGACAACTCCATTCTG GTGatgcaggaggagctgcagctcaTGCAGAGGAGCTCGTACTACTTGGAAGTCCATAGTGTTAACTTGCTACCAACTGCAGATGAGCAGCAGTACACAGTGTGGTACCTCACTGACCCACGGAGGAAGCGTTGTGCCATGACTCTAGCTAACACCCAGGTGAGGCTCCTCCTCAGTTTTCTGGGATTGCTCTACAAAGAGATCATCAGAGGCTGTCGGGAACTGGAGGCCTTCATCAAAAAATATGACCAGGGTTTGGTGGACAGTGAGATGGCAGCTTCCATGAGGAAGAGGCTTCAGCAGACCCAGCAGTACATGTACAAATTTGAGAGCAGATTGACACGTAACCTCCGCCCGCTGGACCTGCAGAACATGCTCATTCCCAACACAGGCATCTTCCCCATGCAACAGTTCAGTGCATCACTGGCCATTAAGATGCCAGTGGTGTTTAAAAGGTTGGAGTCACGCGCAACATCCAACTCTGTGCATCTTTCTTGGGAAATCGCAGGCAAGCAGTCCAATGAACTGAACCAACAGTTTGAGATCCATGTAACGAGTCTTCACCCGACTGTTGCTGAGCCTGACCAGTTTTCTATATCTACATGCCAGTCGTACAACATCCAGTTCACCAACCTGACACCTGACACGTGCTATATGTTCTCTGTGAAGAGAGCAGATGCTGTAAACTTGGTGTATGAACTGTGGAGTGACAGCATCATGCTGAAGACTTTGGATATTTCCAAGTAA